A single region of the Caldilineales bacterium genome encodes:
- the rplU gene encoding 50S ribosomal protein L21 translates to MYAVIETGGKQYRISAGERLDIELIKQAAGDTVEFDRVLLVGDGDAIRVGRPTVEGAMVSATVLGKSKGPKVINFKHSGRTTLRRKTGHRQHYTRIRVENIVA, encoded by the coding sequence ATGTACGCAGTCATCGAGACAGGCGGTAAACAGTACCGCATCAGTGCAGGCGAGCGCCTGGACATCGAACTCATCAAGCAGGCCGCCGGCGACACGGTCGAATTCGACCGCGTCTTGCTCGTCGGCGATGGCGACGCCATCCGCGTCGGCCGGCCCACCGTCGAGGGGGCCATGGTCTCGGCCACGGTGCTCGGTAAGAGCAAAGGCCCCAAGGTCATCAATTTCAAACACAGCGGCCGCACCACCCTGCGCCGCAAAACCGGACACCGCCAACACTACACCCGCATCCGCGTCGAAAACATCGTCGCCTGA
- the rpmA gene encoding 50S ribosomal protein L27 produces MAHKKGSGSSRNGRDSNAQRLGVKRFDGELVSAGSILVRQHGTAIYPGANVGLGDDNTLFALVSGYVKFEHHTRTRKRVSVYPAAAA; encoded by the coding sequence ATGGCCCACAAGAAAGGTAGCGGCTCCAGCCGCAACGGTCGCGATAGCAATGCCCAGCGCCTGGGCGTAAAACGTTTCGATGGCGAATTGGTGTCCGCTGGTTCCATCCTGGTTCGGCAGCACGGCACCGCCATCTATCCCGGCGCCAACGTCGGCCTGGGCGATGACAACACCCTCTTCGCCCTGGTTTCCGGTTACGTCAAGTTCGAGCACCACACTCGCACCCGCAAACGGGTGAGCGTGTATCCCGCGGCGGCGGCGTAA
- the rpmE gene encoding 50S ribosomal protein L31, translating to MKDNIHPKYFSNAIVICACGNTWTTGSTRAELHTDVCSACHPFFTGEQRIVDTAGQVDRFMKRLRGKEEVRAKVRAETEIREAEREAARKARARGDDPERAAKKARATVQASLEQD from the coding sequence ATGAAAGACAATATCCATCCCAAATACTTTAGCAACGCCATCGTCATCTGCGCCTGCGGCAACACCTGGACGACCGGCTCCACCCGCGCTGAACTGCACACCGATGTCTGCTCGGCCTGCCATCCCTTCTTCACCGGCGAACAGCGCATCGTCGACACCGCCGGCCAGGTCGATCGCTTCATGAAACGGCTGCGGGGCAAGGAAGAAGTCCGAGCCAAGGTGCGGGCCGAGACCGAGATCCGTGAGGCCGAACGCGAGGCCGCCCGCAAAGCCCGCGCCCGCGGCGACGACCCCGAACGCGCCGCCAAGAAAGCGCGTGCGACCGTCCAGGCCAGCCTCGAACAGGACTGA
- a CDS encoding thymidine kinase: MPYRHLRPSSGWIEVICGSMFSGKTEELLRRVRRAAIAQQEVQLFKPAVDTRYGLDSVTSHDGLKWEATVVDDAMALLRAVGKATTVVAIDEVQFFDHAIIGVCNDLAYRGLRVIVAGLDTDFRGEPFGPLPALMAQAEQMDKLHAICMRCGSEASRTQRLIDGQPAYYEDPIVMIGASESYEARCRACHDVPHRG, translated from the coding sequence ATGCCCTACCGCCATCTTCGCCCCAGCAGCGGCTGGATCGAGGTCATCTGCGGCTCGATGTTCAGCGGCAAGACCGAGGAATTGCTGCGCCGGGTGCGTCGCGCCGCCATCGCCCAACAGGAAGTTCAGCTCTTCAAGCCGGCCGTGGATACGCGCTATGGCCTCGACAGCGTGACCTCGCACGATGGTCTGAAGTGGGAGGCCACCGTCGTCGATGATGCGATGGCTTTGCTCCGGGCGGTTGGCAAGGCTACCACGGTCGTCGCCATCGACGAGGTGCAGTTTTTCGACCACGCCATCATCGGCGTCTGCAACGACCTGGCGTACCGGGGGCTGCGCGTCATCGTCGCCGGGCTGGACACCGATTTTCGCGGCGAACCGTTTGGCCCCCTGCCCGCGCTCATGGCCCAGGCCGAACAAATGGACAAGCTCCATGCCATCTGTATGCGCTGCGGCAGCGAGGCCAGCCGCACCCAACGGCTGATCGATGGCCAGCCGGCTTACTACGAAGATCCCATCGTCATGATCGGCGCCAGCGAGAGCTACGAGGCCCGCTGCCGCGCCTGCCATGATGTCCCCCATCGCGGTTGA
- a CDS encoding RluA family pseudouridine synthase produces MPAPDGVGAVSGATVAEQVLVNDHSTERLDRWLADQLGDQSRSSVRRWIEDGLVLVNGRQARASHRLSPGDQIAYSRPLPEPSALAPEAIPLAILYEDGDLLVIDKPAGLVVHPAPGHPAGTLVNAILHHCPDLQGVGGVQRPGIVHRLDKDTSGLLLVAKNDRAHRHLQAQFKDRTIAKTYLALLVGHLEPSRGRIDAPIGRHPHHRQRMAVLPTGGREAVTDYEVIDYYSGATLVTAHPRTGRTHQIRVHFASLGHPVVGDVVYGPRRDRFGLERHFLHAHRLRFRRPSDEADLDFSSPLPPDLQAVLDGMKNG; encoded by the coding sequence ATGCCGGCGCCTGACGGTGTGGGGGCGGTTAGCGGAGCGACCGTGGCCGAGCAAGTCCTGGTCAATGACCACAGCACCGAGCGGCTGGACAGATGGCTGGCCGACCAGCTGGGGGATCAGTCGCGTTCGTCGGTGCGGCGGTGGATCGAGGACGGGCTGGTGCTGGTCAACGGCCGGCAGGCGAGGGCCAGCCATCGTCTCTCGCCCGGAGATCAGATCGCCTACTCTCGCCCCCTGCCAGAGCCGAGCGCCCTTGCTCCCGAAGCCATCCCCCTCGCCATCCTCTACGAAGACGGCGACTTGCTCGTGATCGACAAACCGGCGGGCCTGGTGGTGCATCCTGCGCCCGGCCACCCGGCCGGGACCCTGGTCAATGCCATCCTCCATCATTGCCCCGATCTGCAGGGCGTGGGCGGTGTGCAGCGGCCGGGCATCGTCCACCGGCTGGATAAAGACACCTCCGGCCTGCTGCTGGTGGCCAAGAATGACCGCGCCCACCGCCATTTGCAGGCGCAGTTCAAAGACCGCACCATCGCCAAGACCTACCTGGCCCTGCTTGTCGGCCATCTGGAGCCGTCCCGGGGCCGGATCGACGCCCCCATTGGTCGCCATCCCCACCATCGCCAGCGCATGGCCGTGTTGCCCACCGGCGGCCGCGAGGCCGTGACCGATTACGAAGTCATTGACTATTATTCAGGCGCGACGCTTGTGACCGCGCACCCGCGCACCGGTCGCACCCATCAGATACGGGTTCATTTCGCCTCGTTGGGCCATCCCGTCGTTGGCGATGTCGTGTATGGCCCGCGGAGGGATCGTTTTGGGTTGGAGAGGCACTTCCTCCACGCCCATCGCTTGCGTTTCCGGCGGCCCAGTGATGAGGCTGATCTGGATTTTAGCAGCCCGTTGCCCCCTGACTTGCAGGCTGTGCTCGACGGGATGAAGAACGGCTGA
- the lspA gene encoding signal peptidase II, with protein sequence MNSKLRSLGLVLAVGLVVIVSDRLTKLWVVNNVELFGAWAPFPALDAYFRLIHTTNTGVAFGMFRGGGGIFAIVAALAAVAILVYSYRLPASTSSWHFLALGLMFGGAVGNLWDRLVYGGQVIDFLYFHIEDRAAFPTFNLADNALVVGVILLVLLLWIDERRLMRAARAGAADQGADAGA encoded by the coding sequence TTGAATTCCAAACTCCGTTCTCTCGGCCTTGTCCTGGCCGTGGGCCTGGTCGTGATCGTATCCGACCGGCTGACCAAGCTCTGGGTGGTAAACAACGTCGAGTTGTTTGGCGCCTGGGCGCCTTTTCCGGCCCTGGACGCCTATTTTCGCCTCATCCACACCACCAACACCGGCGTGGCCTTTGGCATGTTTCGGGGCGGAGGTGGGATTTTTGCCATCGTCGCCGCGCTTGCCGCCGTCGCCATCCTTGTCTACAGCTACCGTCTTCCTGCTTCGACTTCCTCCTGGCACTTCCTGGCCCTGGGGCTGATGTTTGGGGGCGCCGTGGGCAACTTGTGGGATCGCCTGGTCTACGGCGGGCAGGTCATTGATTTTCTCTACTTTCATATCGAGGATCGCGCCGCTTTTCCGACTTTCAACCTGGCCGACAACGCCCTTGTCGTGGGCGTCATCCTCCTGGTGCTCTTGTTGTGGATCGACGAGCGGCGGCTGATGCGAGCTGCTCGCGCCGGTGCAGCCGACCAGGGCGCTGATGCCGGCGCCTGA
- a CDS encoding TraR/DksA family transcriptional regulator: MTRDDDRLRRLLEEERELLQTDLLHFAEVEYDDIGAGNHLADDATAAFDQASDLTLRRNAERRLHRVDHALKKLTTDAYGFCENCGEPIDFARLKALPDARFCLNCQRKREVAGAASTGPRAYEQGQFHFDGHKGKSL, encoded by the coding sequence ATGACCCGTGATGATGATCGATTACGTCGCTTGCTCGAAGAAGAGCGCGAACTACTGCAGACCGACCTCCTCCACTTCGCCGAAGTGGAATACGATGACATCGGCGCCGGTAACCACCTGGCCGATGACGCCACCGCCGCCTTCGACCAGGCGAGCGACCTGACCCTCCGGCGCAACGCCGAGCGTCGCCTCCACCGGGTGGATCACGCACTGAAGAAGCTGACGACGGATGCCTACGGCTTCTGCGAGAACTGCGGCGAGCCGATCGATTTCGCCCGGCTCAAGGCCCTGCCCGACGCCCGCTTTTGCCTGAACTGCCAGCGCAAGCGCGAGGTGGCTGGCGCCGCTTCGACCGGCCCCCGCGCCTACGAACAGGGCCAGTTCCATTTCGACGGCCACAAAGGAAAGAGCCTTTGA